Proteins from a single region of Sesamum indicum cultivar Zhongzhi No. 13 linkage group LG5, S_indicum_v1.0, whole genome shotgun sequence:
- the LOC105161853 gene encoding receptor-like serine/threonine-protein kinase ALE2 isoform X1 encodes MEVMMLQVLGLVLNVCAVVCSLLVQGSAVPPTGVGIPGHMYNFDVFITAAPTPVPQPNGLQPPIVMAPFTSAPVPQTPNDLPSSTSPSPLTSPPNLSVPLPTPTQNSAPSRPPIPSPEGPQHSDHPPFTAQAPASLTSPSSSSSSSKQTHPRMPELMPPKSHQTKAPVNSPPQSEIAPAPNLHAPMGKPESPPPSHSVLADQPPSLPPDGSTRPALPGNFPPVTPILNEPPASPPERNASPVLARPPSISKKTAATPVAAPANKTAHHSAPVSQSPTEAPTASNSLGHPDNAPPPHRFSKSTPEFHSPIKQHHAKVYMITPAPLSHVIPPTTGSSASASPIASPIPSSDNNYPPVPAPPPVPPSWQAKIPPLSPKKFPSGSSPRSPKMPLSPPLQALPPPPPHKDCAPLTCTEPLTYGPAESLCLCVLPIQVGLRLTVALYTFFPLVTELAAEIAAGVFMKQSQVRIMGANAAGDNPEKTIVLIDLLPLGEKFDDTTAYLTFQRFWHKQVLIKTSLFGVYDVLYVRYPGLPPSPPLPPSTIGIISSKPYPGHDNNARTMQPLGVDISQKQHNHGPSGSILATIILSCLVGVLLLSAVAWLLLFRYRHCGFQPDPTPTTMIGSLAKSSGIPVSMVGSGPSSPSFSLGSSIAAYTGSAKTFSSSDIERATDFFNETRILGEGGFGRVFSGVLEDGTKVAVKLLKRYDQQGGREFLAEVEMLSRLHHRNLVKLIGICVEDRTRCLVYELIPNGSVESHLHGKNFWLFGYCLPPPLPCKYMIFVYLSSGSDKERSPLDWSARLKIALGAARALAYLHEDSSPRVIHRDFKASNILLEDDFTPKVSDFGLARAALDEENRHISTRVMGTFGYVAPEYAMTGHLLVKSDVYSYGVVLLELLTGRKPVDMSQPPGQENLVSWARPLLTSREGLESIIDQSLGPDFPYDSIAKVAAIASMCVQPEVSQRPFMGEVVQALKLVCSESDETKELLSRSSSHENLSIVVEAKNNRDSDQLPAPLLSPSTVSDYDYQLDIERDLSMSELLSSSAKFGTQDSESFRRHSSSGPLRTARAKPLWKKMRRLSGGSVSEHGVLFKLWPGSH; translated from the exons ATGGAAGTGATGATGCTGCAAGTTCTTGGATTGGTGCTTAATGTCTGCGCCGTTGTTTGTTCGTTGCTGGTTCAAGGATCTGCTG TTCCTCCTACCGGAGTAGGAATACCAGGCCATATGTATAACTTTGATGTGTTCATCACTGCTGCGCCTACTCCAGTACCTCAACCCAATG GTTTGCAGCCTCCAATCGTGATGGCTCCATTCACATCTGCACCAGTTCCTCAAACACCAAATGATCTCCCGTCTTCCACGTCTCCCAGTCCTTTAACATCACCTCCAAATCTTTCTGTTCCACTACCAACACCTACTCAGAACTCTGCTCCATCAAGGCCACCCATTCCTTCTCCAGAGGGGCCTCAGCATTCTGACCACCCTCCATTTACAGCACAAGCTCCGG CATCTCTCACATCACCTTCAAGCAGCTCATCATCAAGCAAGCAAACGCACCCAAGAATGCCGGAATTGATGCCGCCAAAATCTCATCAAACTAAAGCACCTGTTAATAGTCCTCCTCAATCTGAAATTGCCCCAG CACCAAATCTGCATGCTCCTATGGGAAAGCCGGAATCTCCACCACCCTCTCACTCAGTTTTGGCAGACCAACCACCTTCTCTTCCTCCTG ATGGGTCTACACGTCCAGCATTGCCCGGAAATTTTCCACCTGTCACACCAATTCTAAATGAACCTCCAGCCAGTCCTCCAG AACGAAATGCTTCTCCTGTGTTGGCACGTCCTCCAAGCATAAGTAAGAAAACAGCTGCTACGCCAGTTGCAGCACCGGCAAATAAAACTGCCCATCATTCTGCACCTGTAAGCCAGTCCCCAACCGAAG CTCCTACTGCAAGCAACTCCTTGGGGCACCCTGATAATGCTCCCCCTCCTCATCGATTTTCAAAGTCAACTCCAGAGTTTCATTCCCCAATAAAGCAGCATCATGCAAAGGTCTATATGATTACTCCTGCCCCATTGTCACATGTGATTCCTCCAACCACAG GCTCATCTGCATCTGCATCCCCGATTGCTTCCCCAATTCCTTCTTCAGATAATAATTATCCTCCTGTACCAGCTCCACCTCCAGTACCTCCATCTTGGCAAGCTAAAA TTCCCCCTCTCTCCCCCAAAAAGTTTCCCTCTGGGTCATCACCAAGAAGTCCCAAAATGCCGCTGTCGCCTCCGTTGCAAGCACtaccacctccacctccacaTAAAG ATTGCGCCCCCCTAACATGCACCGAGCCATTAACGTATGGTCCGGCTGAATCTCTTTGTCTCTGCGTGTTGCCAATACAAGTGGGCCTCCGCCTAACTGTAGCATTGTATACCTTCTTTCCTTTGGTTACGGAACTAGCAGCTGAAATTGCTGCTGGAGTATTTATGAAGCAAAGCCAAGTTCGCATCATGGGAGCAAATGCAGCTGGAGATAATCCAGAGAAGACCATTGTCCTTATTGATTTGTTGCCCCTTGgagaaaaatttgatgatactACAGCATATTTAACATTTCAGAGATTTTGGCATAAACAAGTGCTTATCAAAACTTCATTGTTTGGTGTTTATGATGTATTATATGTGCGATACCCAG GTCTCCCCCCATCTCCACCTTTACCTCCGTCGACCATTGGCATCATATCAAGTAAGCCATATCCTGGTCATGACAATAATGCAAGGACAATGCAGCCCCTCGGGGTCGACATAAGTCAGAAGCAGCATAACCATGGGCCTAGCGGAAGCATACTAGCCACCATAATCTTATCTTGTTTAGTAGGTGTATTGTTACTGTCTGCTGTCGCATGGCTTTTGCTCTTCAGATATAGACACTGTGGTTTCCAACCAGACCCTACTCCAACCACTATGATCGGTTCCCTCGCAAAGTCATCAG GGATACCAGTGTCTATGGTTGGAAGCGGGCCTAGTTCTCCTTCATTCTCCTTAGGTTCAAGCATTGCAGCTTATACGGGCTCTGCAAAGACATTTAGTTCAAGTGATATAGAGAGAGCAACTGATTTCTTCAACGAGACAAGAATACTTGGCGAAGGTGGCTTTGGCCGTGTTTTTAGTGGTGTGCTTGAAGATGGGACTAAAGTTGCAGTGAAGCTACTCAAAAGATATGACCAACAAGGTGGTCGTGAATTCTTGGCTGAAGTTGAGATGCTCAGCCGACTTCATCACAGAAATTTGGTCAAGCTTATTGGTATATGCGTAGAGGATCGCACACGCTGCTTAGTTTATGAACTAATACCAAATGGTAGCGTAGAATCTCATTTACATGGTAAGAACTTTTGGCTCTTCGGTTACTGCCTGCCACCCCCACTCCCCTGCAAATACATGATATTCGTCTACTTGTCTTCAGGCTCTGACAAAGAAAGATCTCCGCTTGACTGGAGTGCTCGGCTAAAGATTGCACTCGGAGCAGCTAGAGCTCTGGCCTATCTGCATGAAGATTCAAGCCCCCGTGTCATCCACAGAGACTTCAAGGCCAGCAACATCTTATTAGAAGATGATTTTACGCCAAAAGTATCTGATTTCGGTTTAGCACGTGCCGCATTGGATGAGGAGAACAGACATATCTCAACCCGCGTCATGGGAACCTTCGG GTATGTGGCTCCAGAATATGCAATGACCGGACATCTTCTCGTGAAAAGTGATGTTTACAGCTACGGCGTAGTCCTTCTGGAACTCCTCACTGGAAGGAAACCAGTAGACATGTCTCAGCCACCTGGTCAAGAAAATTTAGTTTCTTGGGCACGTCCGCTCCTAACAAGTAGGGAAGGTTTGGAGTCGATCATTGACCAATCCTTGGGACCTGATTTCCCTTATGATAGTATAGCAAAAGTAGCTGCTATTGCTTCAATGTGCGTTCAGCCAGAGGTATCACAGAGGCCGTTTATGGGTGAGGTGGTTCAGGCCTTAAAACTGGTGTGTAGCGAGAGTGATGAAACGAAAGAACTGCTGTCTAGAAGTTCTAGCCATGAGAATTTGTCTATAGTTGTGGAAGCTAAGAATAATAGAGACTCAGACCAGCTGCCAGCTCCTTTACTATCTCCATCGACAGTCTCTGACTATGATTATCAGCTCGACATTGAGAGAGATCTTTCTATGTCTGAGCTATTGAGTTCCTCTGCAAAATTCGGCACACAAGACTCTGAGTCTTTTAGGAGGCATTCTAGCTCGGGACCTTTGAGAACGGCCAGAGCAAAGCCACTATGGAAGAAGATGAGACGGTTATCTGGGGGCAGCGTGAGTGAGCATGGGGTGCTGTTCAAACTCTGGCCTGGATCTCATTAG
- the LOC105161853 gene encoding receptor-like serine/threonine-protein kinase ALE2 isoform X2 — protein MEVMMLQVLGLVLNVCAVVCSLLVQGSAVPPTGVGIPGHMYNFDVFITAAPTPVPQPNGLQPPIVMAPFTSAPVPQTPNDLPSSTSPSPLTSPPNLSVPLPTPTQNSAPSRPPIPSPEGPQHSDHPPFTAQAPASLTSPSSSSSSSKQTHPRMPELMPPKSHQTKAPVNSPPQSEIAPAPNLHAPMGKPESPPPSHSVLADQPPSLPPDGSTRPALPGNFPPVTPILNEPPASPPERNASPVLARPPSISKKTAATPVAAPANKTAHHSAPVSQSPTEAPTASNSLGHPDNAPPPHRFSKSTPEFHSPIKQHHAKVYMITPAPLSHVIPPTTGSSASASPIASPIPSSDNNYPPVPAPPPVPPSWQAKIPPLSPKKFPSGSSPRSPKMPLSPPLQALPPPPPHKDCAPLTCTEPLTYGPAESLCLCVLPIQVGLRLTVALYTFFPLVTELAAEIAAGVFMKQSQVRIMGANAAGDNPEKTIVLIDLLPLGEKFDDTTAYLTFQRFWHKQVLIKTSLFGVYDVLYVRYPGLPPSPPLPPSTIGIISSKPYPGHDNNARTMQPLGVDISQKQHNHGPSGSILATIILSCLVGVLLLSAVAWLLLFRYRHCGFQPDPTPTTMIGSLAKSSGIPVSMVGSGPSSPSFSLGSSIAAYTGSAKTFSSSDIERATDFFNETRILGEGGFGRVFSGVLEDGTKVAVKLLKRYDQQGGREFLAEVEMLSRLHHRNLVKLIGICVEDRTRCLVYELIPNGSVESHLHGSDKERSPLDWSARLKIALGAARALAYLHEDSSPRVIHRDFKASNILLEDDFTPKVSDFGLARAALDEENRHISTRVMGTFGYVAPEYAMTGHLLVKSDVYSYGVVLLELLTGRKPVDMSQPPGQENLVSWARPLLTSREGLESIIDQSLGPDFPYDSIAKVAAIASMCVQPEVSQRPFMGEVVQALKLVCSESDETKELLSRSSSHENLSIVVEAKNNRDSDQLPAPLLSPSTVSDYDYQLDIERDLSMSELLSSSAKFGTQDSESFRRHSSSGPLRTARAKPLWKKMRRLSGGSVSEHGVLFKLWPGSH, from the exons ATGGAAGTGATGATGCTGCAAGTTCTTGGATTGGTGCTTAATGTCTGCGCCGTTGTTTGTTCGTTGCTGGTTCAAGGATCTGCTG TTCCTCCTACCGGAGTAGGAATACCAGGCCATATGTATAACTTTGATGTGTTCATCACTGCTGCGCCTACTCCAGTACCTCAACCCAATG GTTTGCAGCCTCCAATCGTGATGGCTCCATTCACATCTGCACCAGTTCCTCAAACACCAAATGATCTCCCGTCTTCCACGTCTCCCAGTCCTTTAACATCACCTCCAAATCTTTCTGTTCCACTACCAACACCTACTCAGAACTCTGCTCCATCAAGGCCACCCATTCCTTCTCCAGAGGGGCCTCAGCATTCTGACCACCCTCCATTTACAGCACAAGCTCCGG CATCTCTCACATCACCTTCAAGCAGCTCATCATCAAGCAAGCAAACGCACCCAAGAATGCCGGAATTGATGCCGCCAAAATCTCATCAAACTAAAGCACCTGTTAATAGTCCTCCTCAATCTGAAATTGCCCCAG CACCAAATCTGCATGCTCCTATGGGAAAGCCGGAATCTCCACCACCCTCTCACTCAGTTTTGGCAGACCAACCACCTTCTCTTCCTCCTG ATGGGTCTACACGTCCAGCATTGCCCGGAAATTTTCCACCTGTCACACCAATTCTAAATGAACCTCCAGCCAGTCCTCCAG AACGAAATGCTTCTCCTGTGTTGGCACGTCCTCCAAGCATAAGTAAGAAAACAGCTGCTACGCCAGTTGCAGCACCGGCAAATAAAACTGCCCATCATTCTGCACCTGTAAGCCAGTCCCCAACCGAAG CTCCTACTGCAAGCAACTCCTTGGGGCACCCTGATAATGCTCCCCCTCCTCATCGATTTTCAAAGTCAACTCCAGAGTTTCATTCCCCAATAAAGCAGCATCATGCAAAGGTCTATATGATTACTCCTGCCCCATTGTCACATGTGATTCCTCCAACCACAG GCTCATCTGCATCTGCATCCCCGATTGCTTCCCCAATTCCTTCTTCAGATAATAATTATCCTCCTGTACCAGCTCCACCTCCAGTACCTCCATCTTGGCAAGCTAAAA TTCCCCCTCTCTCCCCCAAAAAGTTTCCCTCTGGGTCATCACCAAGAAGTCCCAAAATGCCGCTGTCGCCTCCGTTGCAAGCACtaccacctccacctccacaTAAAG ATTGCGCCCCCCTAACATGCACCGAGCCATTAACGTATGGTCCGGCTGAATCTCTTTGTCTCTGCGTGTTGCCAATACAAGTGGGCCTCCGCCTAACTGTAGCATTGTATACCTTCTTTCCTTTGGTTACGGAACTAGCAGCTGAAATTGCTGCTGGAGTATTTATGAAGCAAAGCCAAGTTCGCATCATGGGAGCAAATGCAGCTGGAGATAATCCAGAGAAGACCATTGTCCTTATTGATTTGTTGCCCCTTGgagaaaaatttgatgatactACAGCATATTTAACATTTCAGAGATTTTGGCATAAACAAGTGCTTATCAAAACTTCATTGTTTGGTGTTTATGATGTATTATATGTGCGATACCCAG GTCTCCCCCCATCTCCACCTTTACCTCCGTCGACCATTGGCATCATATCAAGTAAGCCATATCCTGGTCATGACAATAATGCAAGGACAATGCAGCCCCTCGGGGTCGACATAAGTCAGAAGCAGCATAACCATGGGCCTAGCGGAAGCATACTAGCCACCATAATCTTATCTTGTTTAGTAGGTGTATTGTTACTGTCTGCTGTCGCATGGCTTTTGCTCTTCAGATATAGACACTGTGGTTTCCAACCAGACCCTACTCCAACCACTATGATCGGTTCCCTCGCAAAGTCATCAG GGATACCAGTGTCTATGGTTGGAAGCGGGCCTAGTTCTCCTTCATTCTCCTTAGGTTCAAGCATTGCAGCTTATACGGGCTCTGCAAAGACATTTAGTTCAAGTGATATAGAGAGAGCAACTGATTTCTTCAACGAGACAAGAATACTTGGCGAAGGTGGCTTTGGCCGTGTTTTTAGTGGTGTGCTTGAAGATGGGACTAAAGTTGCAGTGAAGCTACTCAAAAGATATGACCAACAAGGTGGTCGTGAATTCTTGGCTGAAGTTGAGATGCTCAGCCGACTTCATCACAGAAATTTGGTCAAGCTTATTGGTATATGCGTAGAGGATCGCACACGCTGCTTAGTTTATGAACTAATACCAAATGGTAGCGTAGAATCTCATTTACATG GCTCTGACAAAGAAAGATCTCCGCTTGACTGGAGTGCTCGGCTAAAGATTGCACTCGGAGCAGCTAGAGCTCTGGCCTATCTGCATGAAGATTCAAGCCCCCGTGTCATCCACAGAGACTTCAAGGCCAGCAACATCTTATTAGAAGATGATTTTACGCCAAAAGTATCTGATTTCGGTTTAGCACGTGCCGCATTGGATGAGGAGAACAGACATATCTCAACCCGCGTCATGGGAACCTTCGG GTATGTGGCTCCAGAATATGCAATGACCGGACATCTTCTCGTGAAAAGTGATGTTTACAGCTACGGCGTAGTCCTTCTGGAACTCCTCACTGGAAGGAAACCAGTAGACATGTCTCAGCCACCTGGTCAAGAAAATTTAGTTTCTTGGGCACGTCCGCTCCTAACAAGTAGGGAAGGTTTGGAGTCGATCATTGACCAATCCTTGGGACCTGATTTCCCTTATGATAGTATAGCAAAAGTAGCTGCTATTGCTTCAATGTGCGTTCAGCCAGAGGTATCACAGAGGCCGTTTATGGGTGAGGTGGTTCAGGCCTTAAAACTGGTGTGTAGCGAGAGTGATGAAACGAAAGAACTGCTGTCTAGAAGTTCTAGCCATGAGAATTTGTCTATAGTTGTGGAAGCTAAGAATAATAGAGACTCAGACCAGCTGCCAGCTCCTTTACTATCTCCATCGACAGTCTCTGACTATGATTATCAGCTCGACATTGAGAGAGATCTTTCTATGTCTGAGCTATTGAGTTCCTCTGCAAAATTCGGCACACAAGACTCTGAGTCTTTTAGGAGGCATTCTAGCTCGGGACCTTTGAGAACGGCCAGAGCAAAGCCACTATGGAAGAAGATGAGACGGTTATCTGGGGGCAGCGTGAGTGAGCATGGGGTGCTGTTCAAACTCTGGCCTGGATCTCATTAG
- the LOC105161853 gene encoding receptor-like serine/threonine-protein kinase ALE2 isoform X3, whose product MPELMPPKSHQTKAPVNSPPQSEIAPAPNLHAPMGKPESPPPSHSVLADQPPSLPPDGSTRPALPGNFPPVTPILNEPPASPPERNASPVLARPPSISKKTAATPVAAPANKTAHHSAPVSQSPTEAPTASNSLGHPDNAPPPHRFSKSTPEFHSPIKQHHAKVYMITPAPLSHVIPPTTGSSASASPIASPIPSSDNNYPPVPAPPPVPPSWQAKIPPLSPKKFPSGSSPRSPKMPLSPPLQALPPPPPHKDCAPLTCTEPLTYGPAESLCLCVLPIQVGLRLTVALYTFFPLVTELAAEIAAGVFMKQSQVRIMGANAAGDNPEKTIVLIDLLPLGEKFDDTTAYLTFQRFWHKQVLIKTSLFGVYDVLYVRYPGLPPSPPLPPSTIGIISSKPYPGHDNNARTMQPLGVDISQKQHNHGPSGSILATIILSCLVGVLLLSAVAWLLLFRYRHCGFQPDPTPTTMIGSLAKSSGIPVSMVGSGPSSPSFSLGSSIAAYTGSAKTFSSSDIERATDFFNETRILGEGGFGRVFSGVLEDGTKVAVKLLKRYDQQGGREFLAEVEMLSRLHHRNLVKLIGICVEDRTRCLVYELIPNGSVESHLHGKNFWLFGYCLPPPLPCKYMIFVYLSSGSDKERSPLDWSARLKIALGAARALAYLHEDSSPRVIHRDFKASNILLEDDFTPKVSDFGLARAALDEENRHISTRVMGTFGYVAPEYAMTGHLLVKSDVYSYGVVLLELLTGRKPVDMSQPPGQENLVSWARPLLTSREGLESIIDQSLGPDFPYDSIAKVAAIASMCVQPEVSQRPFMGEVVQALKLVCSESDETKELLSRSSSHENLSIVVEAKNNRDSDQLPAPLLSPSTVSDYDYQLDIERDLSMSELLSSSAKFGTQDSESFRRHSSSGPLRTARAKPLWKKMRRLSGGSVSEHGVLFKLWPGSH is encoded by the exons ATGCCGGAATTGATGCCGCCAAAATCTCATCAAACTAAAGCACCTGTTAATAGTCCTCCTCAATCTGAAATTGCCCCAG CACCAAATCTGCATGCTCCTATGGGAAAGCCGGAATCTCCACCACCCTCTCACTCAGTTTTGGCAGACCAACCACCTTCTCTTCCTCCTG ATGGGTCTACACGTCCAGCATTGCCCGGAAATTTTCCACCTGTCACACCAATTCTAAATGAACCTCCAGCCAGTCCTCCAG AACGAAATGCTTCTCCTGTGTTGGCACGTCCTCCAAGCATAAGTAAGAAAACAGCTGCTACGCCAGTTGCAGCACCGGCAAATAAAACTGCCCATCATTCTGCACCTGTAAGCCAGTCCCCAACCGAAG CTCCTACTGCAAGCAACTCCTTGGGGCACCCTGATAATGCTCCCCCTCCTCATCGATTTTCAAAGTCAACTCCAGAGTTTCATTCCCCAATAAAGCAGCATCATGCAAAGGTCTATATGATTACTCCTGCCCCATTGTCACATGTGATTCCTCCAACCACAG GCTCATCTGCATCTGCATCCCCGATTGCTTCCCCAATTCCTTCTTCAGATAATAATTATCCTCCTGTACCAGCTCCACCTCCAGTACCTCCATCTTGGCAAGCTAAAA TTCCCCCTCTCTCCCCCAAAAAGTTTCCCTCTGGGTCATCACCAAGAAGTCCCAAAATGCCGCTGTCGCCTCCGTTGCAAGCACtaccacctccacctccacaTAAAG ATTGCGCCCCCCTAACATGCACCGAGCCATTAACGTATGGTCCGGCTGAATCTCTTTGTCTCTGCGTGTTGCCAATACAAGTGGGCCTCCGCCTAACTGTAGCATTGTATACCTTCTTTCCTTTGGTTACGGAACTAGCAGCTGAAATTGCTGCTGGAGTATTTATGAAGCAAAGCCAAGTTCGCATCATGGGAGCAAATGCAGCTGGAGATAATCCAGAGAAGACCATTGTCCTTATTGATTTGTTGCCCCTTGgagaaaaatttgatgatactACAGCATATTTAACATTTCAGAGATTTTGGCATAAACAAGTGCTTATCAAAACTTCATTGTTTGGTGTTTATGATGTATTATATGTGCGATACCCAG GTCTCCCCCCATCTCCACCTTTACCTCCGTCGACCATTGGCATCATATCAAGTAAGCCATATCCTGGTCATGACAATAATGCAAGGACAATGCAGCCCCTCGGGGTCGACATAAGTCAGAAGCAGCATAACCATGGGCCTAGCGGAAGCATACTAGCCACCATAATCTTATCTTGTTTAGTAGGTGTATTGTTACTGTCTGCTGTCGCATGGCTTTTGCTCTTCAGATATAGACACTGTGGTTTCCAACCAGACCCTACTCCAACCACTATGATCGGTTCCCTCGCAAAGTCATCAG GGATACCAGTGTCTATGGTTGGAAGCGGGCCTAGTTCTCCTTCATTCTCCTTAGGTTCAAGCATTGCAGCTTATACGGGCTCTGCAAAGACATTTAGTTCAAGTGATATAGAGAGAGCAACTGATTTCTTCAACGAGACAAGAATACTTGGCGAAGGTGGCTTTGGCCGTGTTTTTAGTGGTGTGCTTGAAGATGGGACTAAAGTTGCAGTGAAGCTACTCAAAAGATATGACCAACAAGGTGGTCGTGAATTCTTGGCTGAAGTTGAGATGCTCAGCCGACTTCATCACAGAAATTTGGTCAAGCTTATTGGTATATGCGTAGAGGATCGCACACGCTGCTTAGTTTATGAACTAATACCAAATGGTAGCGTAGAATCTCATTTACATGGTAAGAACTTTTGGCTCTTCGGTTACTGCCTGCCACCCCCACTCCCCTGCAAATACATGATATTCGTCTACTTGTCTTCAGGCTCTGACAAAGAAAGATCTCCGCTTGACTGGAGTGCTCGGCTAAAGATTGCACTCGGAGCAGCTAGAGCTCTGGCCTATCTGCATGAAGATTCAAGCCCCCGTGTCATCCACAGAGACTTCAAGGCCAGCAACATCTTATTAGAAGATGATTTTACGCCAAAAGTATCTGATTTCGGTTTAGCACGTGCCGCATTGGATGAGGAGAACAGACATATCTCAACCCGCGTCATGGGAACCTTCGG GTATGTGGCTCCAGAATATGCAATGACCGGACATCTTCTCGTGAAAAGTGATGTTTACAGCTACGGCGTAGTCCTTCTGGAACTCCTCACTGGAAGGAAACCAGTAGACATGTCTCAGCCACCTGGTCAAGAAAATTTAGTTTCTTGGGCACGTCCGCTCCTAACAAGTAGGGAAGGTTTGGAGTCGATCATTGACCAATCCTTGGGACCTGATTTCCCTTATGATAGTATAGCAAAAGTAGCTGCTATTGCTTCAATGTGCGTTCAGCCAGAGGTATCACAGAGGCCGTTTATGGGTGAGGTGGTTCAGGCCTTAAAACTGGTGTGTAGCGAGAGTGATGAAACGAAAGAACTGCTGTCTAGAAGTTCTAGCCATGAGAATTTGTCTATAGTTGTGGAAGCTAAGAATAATAGAGACTCAGACCAGCTGCCAGCTCCTTTACTATCTCCATCGACAGTCTCTGACTATGATTATCAGCTCGACATTGAGAGAGATCTTTCTATGTCTGAGCTATTGAGTTCCTCTGCAAAATTCGGCACACAAGACTCTGAGTCTTTTAGGAGGCATTCTAGCTCGGGACCTTTGAGAACGGCCAGAGCAAAGCCACTATGGAAGAAGATGAGACGGTTATCTGGGGGCAGCGTGAGTGAGCATGGGGTGCTGTTCAAACTCTGGCCTGGATCTCATTAG